GATGGTCTCCATCACATAGTCTGTGTCCCTGGGCTTTTCCATCCTCTTGACGCTGCAAACTCGTTCCGGATCAGGCTCTTCATAGAATTTCATAAATATCGGGCTGCTGGCCCCCTTGCCGCAAGTAAAAGCGTCCAGAATTGTCAGGTCGGCGCTTTCGGCCAGGGCTCCAAGTTTATCAAGGAGGTTTTTGGGAGAACGATCAAAGCTGACGTATATGACAGGTTTTTGCAATAATAGGGAGGTTTGGAGAAAATTCAGGCAAAAAGTGACAGCCAGATTGCCCGAATCATCGTGCCAGACCACGTTGTCTCCGATAAAAAGACCACCCAGAAGGCGATCCAACTGGCTTACTCCGGAACTGACCCGAACTTTTTGCGTCATAAAAGAAAGCCCTTGTAACAAACAAGGTAATGTTGACCTATGGTCCTCGCCCAGCTATTGCATTCTACCGGAGCCTTGAGTAACTGTCAACTTTCGACCGGTCTTTTTGAGCCCATCGGCACCGGGACCATCAGCAGGGGAAATACAAACTGGGAACGAAACCGGGAACATCCATAAGAACATAAGTAATTCAGCCTTCTCATGAGAGCATCACTAACCCAGCAGACTTATGTATTTATGTCCTGGTCCATTCTTCCGGTTCCATCTTGAAGTTTCGATCCTCCTCCCGTCTCAAGAGCGCAAAATGAGAATCGGTGACGGGCCATTCGACTTGAAGATAGCAAAACCATATCAGAACATTTTCTAGCGAGGACTGAGTTAAAAATTGATTGCAGATTTGCAGATCGCAAGATTGGGCAAGCTGACCGAGAATGGCCATGTGACGCAATATCTTCAATGCGCCGCTTCGGGGCCTATCGTCAATTGTGGCGGGAAATGAGTGATGAAGCGGCTCTAGTCTTGGTTTTGATGTCGGGTGGCAGGGCTATTCGTGACGCAACGCTTCAATCGGATCCATTTGTCCCGCCTGCCTAGCTGGAAAGTAGCCGAAGATGACGCCCACCGCAGCTGAAAAAACGAAGGAGATGGCGACAATCCCCGGGTTAAAGACGAAGGGAACAGCAAGAAGGCGAGCTCCGACGGCGGCCGCCCCGACCCCGAGGACGATGCCGATCAGCCCGCCGAAGGAAGAGAGCACCACGGCCTCGACCAGAAACTGCATCAGCACATCGCGTTCCAGGGCGCCAATGGCGAGCCGGATGCCGATCTCGCGCGTTCTTTCCGTCACCGAGACCAGCATGATATTCATAATACCGATCCCGCCGACAAGGAGACTAACCGCCGCCACTGCCCCGAGCAGTCCGGTAAGCACACGGGTTGTCCCTGTCATGGTGCTGACAAGTTCTTGCATATCTCTGACATGGAAATCATCTTCTTTGCCCGATACAATGTGCCGACGCTCGTGCATCAGTCGCTCAATATCCTGCTGGACTTTCTTGGTTGAGACGCCATCTCTTGCTGAAACGTAGATTCTGCTCACGTCTGTATTTCCGGCAATGCGCCGTTGAAATGTGCGGAGGGGAATAACCACGAAGTCGTCCTGATCCGTCCCGAAGCTGGACTGCCCTTTGGATTCGAGCACACCAATCACCTCAAACGAGAGCTTTCCCAGACGAATCGTAGCGCCTATAGGATTCTGGCCCCCAAAGAGTTCCTTCCGCACGGTAGCGCCCAGGATGCACACTGCCTTGCCGGCCCGTAGCTCGCCGCTCCTGAACCGGCGTCCGTTTTTAAGCGCCCAGTCCCGGACCTGCAGATAAGAATTGGTGCTCCCGGTAGCCGCGGTAGACCAGTTCTTATTTCCGAAAATAGCTTGTGTAGTCTGAGATGCGGTCGGCGCTACCGCAGCAAGTCCCGAGATCTCCCGGGCAATGGCTTCGGCATCGTCCTCCTTAAACATGTCACCTGTTGAACGTGTGCCGCCAGGACCACGACGTGCTTGGCCGGGTCTAACTTGGAGCAAATTGGTCCCCAGTTTGGCGATATCGGAAGCCACCTGCGCGGTTGCCCCGCCGCCCAAGGTCACCATGGTGATGACGGCAGCAACACCGATCACGATGCCCAGAATTGTAAGCGATGAGCGCAAGACATTGCGGCGGATTTCGCGCAAGGCGAGTAAAACCGTTTCCCTCAACATCAAGCAGTTCCCCCGTTTTGCTCCTCTGAGTCGATAATTCCATCAAGGAAGCGAATGATTCGTTTTGCGTAGGCCGCCATATCGGCGTCATGGGTCACCAGCGCGATCGTGATGCCGCGCTCAGTGTTGAATGCAGCAAGCACCTCCATGATTTCACGACTGCAGACAGAATCCAGGTTACCGGTAGGCTCGTCGGCTAGAAGCACCTTAGGATTAGTAACAATCGCCCGGGCGATGGCCACCCGTTGCTGCTGCCCACCGGACAGCTCGCTTGGCGTGTGTGTTTCCCATCCTTTAAGCCCGACCGCTTCAAGGGCTCGAAGGGCACACACTCGCCTCTCCTCGCTTGGTGTGCCGCGATAGATCAGGGGCAGTTCCACGTTTTCCAGAGCCGAGGTGCGGTTGAGGAGGTTGAAGCCCTGAAACACAAACCCCAGATAATTCCGGCGTAACAGCGCACGCTGGTCGCGAGACAGTTTTCCCGCGTCCACGCCTTCAAAGAGGTAAACCCCGGCGCTGGGAGTATCTAGGCAGCCCAGTATATTCATGCACGTAGATTTGCCCGACCCGCTCGGCCCCATCACAGCCACGAACGCACCCTGGTCGATCCGCAGGTCAATGCCTCGGAGTGCGTACATGGCCGCGCGGCCCGTGCCGTATACCTTGGCCACGCCTTTCAGCTCAATAAGGGGAGATTTGCCGGTTTGCTCGGAGGGAGTGGTATTCATCGGCCCGCTCTCAGTGTATCGACCAGAAGCGCCATACCGGGCTTAACATCGCCCCCGGTGACCTCGGTCATGCTGCCATCAGTGACCTCTGTCGTGACAGTAATGGAGACAAGCTGTCCATCGCGTAGCATCCAGACGCGCTGTTGTTTGTTATTGGCGGTCGTGTCTTTGCGCCGTTTCGACGACGATCTGGGCCGACGCGGAAGGAGTTTACTAACCAGACTGCGGCTGTCGGAGGGATCATTATTTTCTTTGATCGGAGGTGTAAAGCGCAAAGCAGCATTCGGCACCAGGATTGCGTTTCTCACTTTCTTGACGGTGATCTCCGCTGTTGCCGTCATGCCTGGCCGCAGAGACAGATCCGAGTTGTCCACGTTCAATACCGTTTCATACGTGACCACGCCGTCTGCGGTCTGGGAGCCGAAACGGACCTGAGTGATCAGGGCCGGGAAATTCCGATCCGGGTAGGCGTCCACTGTAAAAGTGGCTTCCTGTCCCTCTTTCACCTGACCCACATCGGCTTCGTCCACGCCCACGTGGAGCTCCATCTCGGTCAGATCCTCTGCCAGTATGAACAGCACCGGGGCCTGCAATGAGGCGGCAACTGTCTGACCGGGTTCCACGTTGCGCGTAAGGACGATGCCGTTGATGGGCGAGCGGATGACCGCTTTCGATAGATCCGTCTCATTGGCTTCGAGGGCGGCTTGGGCCTGATTCACTGTTGCTTTGGCGCTGGCTTTGTCGGCCAGGGCGCGGTCAAGCGCTGCCTGTGCCGCGTCCAGGTCGTGCTGGGACACCGCCTTGTTATTGCTCAGTTTGCGAACTTCTTCTAACCGCGACAGGGCATTGCGCGTTTCCTTGATGGTCGCCTCCGTCTGCAACACCTTGGCACGGGCCGATGCCAGGGCGGCTCTGGACTGTAAAACCTCCGCTTCGAGTTTCGATGTGTCCAGTTTC
This portion of the Deltaproteobacteria bacterium genome encodes:
- a CDS encoding ABC transporter permease; the encoded protein is MLRETVLLALREIRRNVLRSSLTILGIVIGVAAVITMVTLGGGATAQVASDIAKLGTNLLQVRPGQARRGPGGTRSTGDMFKEDDAEAIAREISGLAAVAPTASQTTQAIFGNKNWSTAATGSTNSYLQVRDWALKNGRRFRSGELRAGKAVCILGATVRKELFGGQNPIGATIRLGKLSFEVIGVLESKGQSSFGTDQDDFVVIPLRTFQRRIAGNTDVSRIYVSARDGVSTKKVQQDIERLMHERRHIVSGKEDDFHVRDMQELVSTMTGTTRVLTGLLGAVAAVSLLVGGIGIMNIMLVSVTERTREIGIRLAIGALERDVLMQFLVEAVVLSSFGGLIGIVLGVGAAAVGARLLAVPFVFNPGIVAISFVFSAAVGVIFGYFPARQAGQMDPIEALRHE
- a CDS encoding ABC transporter ATP-binding protein, which encodes MNTTPSEQTGKSPLIELKGVAKVYGTGRAAMYALRGIDLRIDQGAFVAVMGPSGSGKSTCMNILGCLDTPSAGVYLFEGVDAGKLSRDQRALLRRNYLGFVFQGFNLLNRTSALENVELPLIYRGTPSEERRVCALRALEAVGLKGWETHTPSELSGGQQQRVAIARAIVTNPKVLLADEPTGNLDSVCSREIMEVLAAFNTERGITIALVTHDADMAAYAKRIIRFLDGIIDSEEQNGGTA
- a CDS encoding efflux RND transporter periplasmic adaptor subunit; this encodes MKSKTKPESDISQTLGIDQSSSHRRHLKRWLIVAFLAIAGVTTAVVWKRTEKSNSMQYQSETAQRGDLTVTVTATGNLEPTNQVEVGSEQSGIIETVEVDYNDHVKIGQVLAKLDTSKLEAEVLQSRAALASARAKVLQTEATIKETRNALSRLEEVRKLSNNKAVSQHDLDAAQAALDRALADKASAKATVNQAQAALEANETDLSKAVIRSPINGIVLTRNVEPGQTVAASLQAPVLFILAEDLTEMELHVGVDEADVGQVKEGQEATFTVDAYPDRNFPALITQVRFGSQTADGVVTYETVLNVDNSDLSLRPGMTATAEITVKKVRNAILVPNAALRFTPPIKENNDPSDSRSLVSKLLPRRPRSSSKRRKDTTANNKQQRVWMLRDGQLVSITVTTEVTDGSMTEVTGGDVKPGMALLVDTLRAGR